One Lysinibacillus sp. OF-1 DNA segment encodes these proteins:
- a CDS encoding YvrJ family protein, which produces MEPWLNMISDIGFPILVSFYLLHRVEVKLDAIHAALVSLK; this is translated from the coding sequence ATGGAACCGTGGCTGAACATGATATCCGATATCGGTTTTCCGATTTTAGTGTCATTTTATTTATTGCACCGTGTCGAAGTAAAGCTTGATGCGATTCATGCGGCGCTCGTTTCGTTAAAATGA
- a CDS encoding SCO family protein, translating into MKRKLIGLVLLLACASVLGACGNSKFKADYSLEIPDFEHINQRGETVSLESLKGKPWIGMYIFTNCISICPPMSLNMAQVQEKLQKKGVEDYHIVAFSVDPDVDKPEVLANYISKYNVPDESKWNLLTGYSQKYIEQFAVKNTKILVKNDPNSDQVIHGNQFFLVDKDGVMVKMYNGFAENIEDVPIDTIASDIETYIDENL; encoded by the coding sequence ATGAAACGTAAGTTAATAGGGCTAGTTCTACTTTTAGCCTGTGCATCTGTGCTTGGCGCATGTGGAAATTCAAAATTTAAAGCAGACTACAGCCTCGAAATACCCGATTTTGAACATATTAATCAACGTGGTGAAACCGTTTCGCTCGAAAGTTTAAAAGGTAAGCCTTGGATCGGCATGTATATTTTCACGAACTGTATATCGATTTGCCCGCCGATGTCATTGAACATGGCACAAGTGCAGGAAAAGCTCCAGAAAAAAGGAGTAGAGGATTATCACATCGTTGCCTTTTCAGTAGATCCAGACGTTGATAAACCAGAAGTGTTAGCTAATTATATCAGTAAATACAATGTGCCAGATGAATCTAAGTGGAATCTTCTGACAGGCTATTCACAAAAATATATTGAACAGTTTGCAGTGAAAAATACAAAGATATTAGTGAAAAACGACCCTAACAGTGACCAAGTCATTCATGGCAATCAATTTTTCTTAGTGGACAAAGATGGTGTAATGGTCAAAATGTATAATGGCTTTGCTGAAAATATTGAAGATGTACCAATTGATACGATAGCTTCTGATATCGAAACATATATTGATGAAAATTTATAA
- a CDS encoding RNA polymerase sigma factor, translated as MSDNEKLEQLMAIHTEQMFRIAYYYTKDLQIAEDIVQDVFIKFYHQKDYEERGEMKAYLARMTINKCKDYLKSWAYRKITLQHRFFTKQKMVLQDTLIRQDEQALLDEAILRLPIKQREAIVYFYLEEMTIKEIAELLTIPEGTVKSRLKKGKELLKIDLQHIEWEVLFHG; from the coding sequence ATGTCAGATAACGAAAAATTAGAGCAGCTAATGGCTATACATACGGAGCAAATGTTTCGAATTGCTTATTACTATACGAAGGATTTACAAATAGCCGAAGATATTGTGCAGGACGTATTTATTAAATTTTATCATCAAAAGGATTATGAAGAGAGAGGGGAGATGAAAGCATATCTTGCCCGCATGACAATCAATAAATGTAAGGATTACTTAAAAAGCTGGGCATACAGAAAAATTACATTGCAGCATAGATTTTTTACAAAGCAAAAAATGGTCTTACAGGACACACTGATTCGTCAAGATGAGCAAGCCTTACTAGATGAAGCGATTTTACGCTTACCAATCAAGCAACGCGAAGCAATCGTTTATTTTTATTTAGAGGAGATGACGATTAAAGAGATTGCGGAATTACTTACAATTCCTGAAGGTACTGTGAAATCTCGTTTAAAGAAGGGGAAGGAGCTATTAAAAATAGATTTGCAACATATTGAATGGGAGGTACTTTTCCATGGATAA
- a CDS encoding DUF1572 family protein has protein sequence MTIAHTYLQVVQKRFNNVKEQGDKALAQLEEAQLHWAYNEESNSIAVIVKHVSGNMISRWTDFLTTDGEKSTRNRDDEFMDSLHTKEAMLVAWEKGWQVFLDALASLTESDLQRYVTIRGEQLAVIDAIERQMAHYAQHVGQIIYIAKQVKGSAWQTLSIPKGQSQAFTESMLDKQQR, from the coding sequence ATGACAATCGCACACACTTATTTACAAGTTGTTCAAAAAAGATTTAACAATGTGAAAGAGCAGGGGGATAAGGCGCTTGCCCAATTAGAAGAGGCACAGTTACATTGGGCGTATAATGAGGAATCCAATAGTATCGCAGTTATTGTGAAGCATGTTAGTGGCAATATGATTTCACGCTGGACAGATTTTTTAACGACGGATGGTGAGAAGTCTACACGTAATCGAGATGATGAGTTTATGGATAGTCTTCACACGAAAGAGGCCATGCTCGTAGCTTGGGAAAAGGGTTGGCAAGTGTTTTTAGACGCCTTAGCGAGTTTAACAGAATCTGATTTGCAGCGATATGTCACAATTAGAGGAGAGCAGCTAGCAGTCATTGATGCCATTGAAAGACAGATGGCGCATTATGCACAGCATGTCGGTCAAATTATTTATATTGCGAAACAAGTTAAGGGCTCTGCTTGGCAAACGCTTAGTATTCCAAAAGGACAGTCACAGGCTTTTACAGAATCCATGCTAGATAAACAGCAACGTTAA
- a CDS encoding delta-aminolevulinic acid dehydratase, protein MSKPALYVHLVIGPDCDFESMAIRAALESFDAWVTIHLIGRPNDLIDVLSGEDLPSKMDYLILNFHGNEGRFCLPELGEDVYEDNEPKSIYFERQDVLSYCQLQDVKVIAAGCTLGWQQLATAFLESGCHSYLAPDDYIEGNANLMFLIRFFYEIITNQRNQQEAFELAQAIDAETTMYKLYLT, encoded by the coding sequence ATGAGTAAACCAGCATTATACGTACATTTAGTCATTGGACCTGATTGTGATTTCGAATCCATGGCCATCAGAGCGGCACTAGAATCCTTTGATGCATGGGTGACAATTCATTTAATCGGAAGACCAAATGATTTGATTGATGTCTTGTCTGGAGAGGATCTGCCAAGCAAAATGGACTATCTTATTTTAAACTTCCACGGTAATGAGGGACGCTTTTGTTTACCCGAGTTAGGCGAAGATGTATATGAAGACAATGAACCTAAAAGTATCTACTTTGAACGACAGGATGTCCTATCCTATTGTCAGCTACAGGATGTCAAGGTGATAGCAGCTGGCTGTACATTAGGCTGGCAACAGCTAGCGACAGCCTTTTTAGAAAGTGGCTGTCACTCCTATTTAGCACCCGATGATTATATAGAAGGTAACGCAAATCTCATGTTTCTTATTCGCTTTTTCTATGAGATCATCACGAATCAAAGAAATCAGCAGGAAGCATTCGAACTCGCCCAAGCTATTGATGCAGAAACGACCATGTACAAGCTATATTTAACATAA
- a CDS encoding methyl-accepting chemotaxis protein: protein MRLTVERKLQIAFGIVLVFLLLISGIALYYLNHNNQTLAEIEDKTEFIHLYQDISFQTVRANAAIRGYILYGKEEMLNNHHEIRETLHTSINRLQEKGDSNEEFEQFLQQLADWEKAIDGQIVPLYQRGDHQQAQQQALPILGEGSLKLVVFGKTMATAQQEEMQAHIEATKQEGERSGVEITILAVISLIVSIIIATVFGRRIAKNIQQTVIEMDKFSEGNLHTHLQFKTKDEFAHLAESFNSMSQKLRLMMKQVGNSSEQVAATSEQLTASSMEVTQATEVVTESIHDIAQGIDQQDTLTSDVRNLSAHILKKMNDISTSIHNVNHATVETKNMASIGRSSVHDVTEQMNEISANTSELNTRVQDLDDNTAAIVKAVNVIKSIATQTNLLAINASIEAARSGEHGKGFAVVAEEVRKLADESNLAAGDIEKVVAQITDSTRVIEEDMVNSNDSVHVGREKVNVARDNFIQIDDAINDVQAQTEIVTTAIRTIHQDVEKLVKEIDYISEVSMKSSRHVQSVAASSEEQNAAMEEVAASSTHLAKMAIDLQESIQSFKY, encoded by the coding sequence ATGAGACTAACTGTGGAACGAAAACTACAAATTGCTTTTGGCATTGTACTCGTCTTCCTACTGCTTATTTCAGGTATTGCATTATACTACTTGAATCATAATAATCAGACTCTAGCAGAAATTGAAGACAAGACAGAATTTATTCATTTATATCAAGATATCTCGTTCCAAACAGTTCGAGCAAATGCAGCTATTCGTGGGTATATATTATATGGCAAGGAAGAAATGCTTAACAACCACCATGAAATCCGCGAGACCTTACATACGTCGATTAATCGTCTCCAAGAAAAAGGCGATAGCAATGAAGAGTTTGAGCAGTTTTTACAGCAACTAGCCGATTGGGAAAAGGCGATAGATGGGCAGATAGTGCCACTTTATCAACGAGGAGATCATCAACAAGCCCAACAGCAAGCATTGCCAATTTTAGGTGAAGGTTCTCTGAAGTTAGTTGTCTTTGGTAAGACGATGGCAACGGCTCAACAGGAAGAGATGCAAGCTCATATTGAAGCAACCAAGCAAGAAGGAGAAAGAAGCGGGGTAGAAATTACAATACTAGCCGTTATTTCTTTGATTGTTAGTATCATCATTGCCACAGTATTTGGGAGACGAATCGCTAAAAACATTCAGCAAACAGTAATAGAAATGGATAAATTCTCTGAAGGGAATTTGCACACGCATTTACAATTTAAAACCAAGGATGAATTCGCCCATTTGGCCGAGTCCTTTAATAGTATGTCACAAAAGCTTCGACTGATGATGAAACAAGTAGGCAACTCCTCCGAACAAGTTGCAGCCACATCAGAACAACTGACGGCTAGTAGCATGGAGGTTACACAGGCGACAGAAGTGGTGACGGAATCTATTCACGATATTGCACAAGGAATTGACCAGCAGGACACTTTAACAAGCGATGTACGGAATTTATCAGCTCATATTTTAAAGAAAATGAATGATATTTCTACAAGTATCCATAACGTGAATCATGCAACCGTCGAAACGAAAAATATGGCGAGTATAGGGCGTTCTTCTGTGCATGATGTGACGGAACAAATGAATGAAATTTCTGCCAATACAAGCGAGTTAAATACCCGTGTGCAAGATTTAGATGACAATACAGCGGCGATTGTAAAAGCCGTGAATGTCATTAAAAGTATTGCGACACAAACTAATTTACTGGCAATCAATGCCTCGATTGAAGCGGCAAGAAGCGGTGAACATGGCAAAGGCTTTGCGGTTGTTGCAGAGGAAGTACGCAAGCTAGCAGATGAGTCCAATCTTGCAGCGGGGGACATTGAAAAAGTAGTGGCACAAATTACCGATAGCACGAGAGTCATTGAAGAGGATATGGTCAATAGCAATGATTCGGTCCATGTAGGACGTGAAAAGGTCAATGTGGCAAGAGATAATTTTATACAGATTGATGATGCCATTAATGATGTACAAGCACAAACTGAGATAGTGACAACAGCCATTCGGACTATTCATCAGGATGTAGAAAAGTTAGTCAAAGAAATTGATTATATTAGTGAAGTCTCAATGAAATCGAGTCGCCATGTACAAAGTGTTGCAGCCTCTTCAGAAGAACAAAATGCAGCAATGGAGGAGGTAGCAGCTTCCTCTACACATCTAGCGAAAATGGCGATAGATTTGCAAGAGTCTATACAGTCATTTAAATATTAA
- a CDS encoding methyl-accepting chemotaxis protein — translation MKKLFSSFKGKLYTLFALVLLIPVISVGSLSYLSAKDSIEEEILFSANESVGILNKLIDKTISEKMDDINVFSSELDAGKYQQSQASIETNLHQYVELNPDVLSIYIGMNDGSFTQEPKLNDADYNPLDRDWYKEATALKGETLITNPYKDAGTGDMVVTVAKQIKDHAGVVAIDIKLTDLQKIADSIRIGKNGYPSIFGEENMVISHPTLEAGGKLKESFLDQMYENPSGTYKYVFDGDNRILFYTTNELTDWKITGTIFAKEIDESASKILYHTILVLIAAIVISTIVFYFVMRAVLKPIKALKDSAVTISKGDLTETVTVTSKDEIGQLGQAFNDMQESLRTLIQKIEQNAEEVASSAEELTANANQTSIATEKVAISIQDVASSADSQTISANKNAESLHELSTAILHIAEISSAVTDLSQHATSQADEGGQAVQNTKDQMQSIHLSVADSNAKIQTLHERSQQITSILDVITSIADQTNLLALNAAIEAARAGEHGKGFAVVADEVRKLAEQSQESAKQIFELIRGIQQETEQSVSIMAKVTEDVQSGLHISDEAIAKFQVIMASMNEITPKMEEVSSASEQMSAGVQEVAAVTEDLAFSAKGNASASEDVAASTEEQLASMEEINASAQALAHMADELKQLISQFKY, via the coding sequence ATGAAGAAACTATTTAGCAGTTTTAAGGGCAAGCTTTATACTTTATTTGCGCTAGTATTACTAATTCCTGTCATTTCTGTTGGGAGTTTATCTTATTTATCTGCAAAAGACTCAATAGAAGAAGAAATATTATTTAGTGCCAATGAAAGTGTGGGCATTTTAAATAAGCTTATTGATAAAACCATTAGCGAAAAAATGGATGATATCAATGTATTTAGCAGTGAATTAGATGCAGGAAAATATCAGCAATCCCAAGCCTCTATTGAGACGAATTTGCATCAGTATGTAGAGCTAAATCCAGATGTGCTAAGTATTTATATTGGCATGAACGATGGCTCCTTTACACAAGAGCCAAAATTAAATGATGCAGACTATAATCCACTAGATCGAGATTGGTATAAAGAGGCAACAGCCCTCAAAGGAGAAACGTTAATCACAAATCCTTATAAAGATGCAGGAACTGGCGATATGGTTGTGACGGTTGCCAAACAGATTAAGGATCATGCTGGGGTTGTGGCTATTGATATTAAACTGACAGACCTTCAAAAAATTGCAGATTCCATTCGAATCGGGAAAAATGGTTATCCTTCTATTTTTGGTGAAGAAAATATGGTTATCTCACACCCTACGCTTGAAGCTGGAGGAAAACTAAAAGAAAGCTTCCTCGATCAAATGTACGAAAATCCTTCTGGTACCTATAAATATGTCTTTGACGGTGATAACCGAATCCTGTTCTATACAACAAATGAACTGACTGATTGGAAAATCACAGGGACCATTTTTGCCAAAGAAATTGATGAATCGGCATCTAAAATTTTATACCATACGATTTTAGTGCTGATTGCGGCTATTGTTATTAGTACGATTGTCTTTTATTTTGTTATGAGGGCTGTGTTAAAGCCAATTAAAGCTTTAAAGGATAGTGCTGTGACGATCAGTAAAGGCGATTTGACAGAAACGGTGACGGTTACGTCGAAGGATGAGATTGGTCAATTAGGACAAGCCTTTAATGATATGCAAGAAAGCTTACGGACACTTATTCAAAAAATTGAGCAAAATGCAGAGGAAGTGGCTTCGTCAGCAGAGGAGCTAACAGCCAACGCGAATCAAACAAGCATTGCAACGGAAAAAGTGGCGATTTCTATTCAGGATGTTGCCTCAAGTGCTGATTCGCAAACGATCAGTGCCAATAAAAATGCAGAATCACTGCATGAGCTTTCAACAGCTATTTTGCATATTGCCGAAATATCCTCTGCTGTGACAGACCTTTCGCAGCATGCAACATCACAAGCAGATGAGGGTGGACAAGCTGTGCAGAATACGAAGGATCAAATGCAATCCATTCATTTATCTGTAGCAGATTCCAATGCGAAAATTCAAACCTTGCATGAACGATCTCAGCAAATTACGTCCATCTTAGATGTCATTACGAGCATTGCCGATCAAACGAACTTACTTGCATTAAATGCAGCTATTGAGGCGGCAAGAGCAGGTGAGCATGGGAAAGGGTTTGCCGTTGTGGCAGATGAGGTTCGCAAGCTAGCAGAACAATCACAAGAATCGGCCAAACAAATATTTGAGCTTATTCGAGGTATTCAGCAAGAGACGGAGCAATCTGTCAGTATTATGGCGAAGGTAACGGAGGATGTGCAAAGTGGTCTGCATATTTCGGATGAAGCCATTGCAAAATTCCAAGTCATTATGGCAAGCATGAATGAAATTACACCTAAAATGGAGGAAGTCTCTTCAGCCTCTGAGCAAATGTCAGCAGGCGTCCAAGAGGTGGCAGCCGTAACAGAAGATTTGGCATTCTCTGCAAAAGGCAATGCTTCTGCATCCGAGGATGTAGCGGCATCAACAGAGGAACAATTAGCCTCAATGGAAGAAATCAATGCCTCGGCACAAGCACTCGCACATATGGCGGATGAATTAAAGCAACTGATTAGTCAATTTAAATATTAA
- a CDS encoding alanine/glycine:cation symporter family protein: MEWISSIVNSGNNVLWTYILIILLIVAGLYFSFGTKFVQIRLFPEMFRLIVEKREGESGVSPFQAFTISAASRVGTGNITGVALAIGVGGPGAVFWMWIIAILGMATAFIESTLAQVYKVKDGNTFRGGPAYYMEKALGQRKLGIIFSILLTFSFGFIFNAVQSNTIATSVGEAFDIKPAIIGIILVALTALIIFGGVHRIVKVTQILVPVMAIFYLLVALFVVVTNFSEIPHVFNLIFTHAFGLQEAAGGAIGAAIMQGVRRGLFSNEAGMGSVPNAAATANTSHPAKQGLVQSLGVFFDTIMICTATAFIIILAGLYDKGESDGIILTQNSLAVQVGDWAPYFIAIAIIFFAFSSIIGNYYYGESNIEFMDAHKGWMFSYRILVLAMVMFGSVAQVQLVWNLADLFMGLMALINIAIIIILGKIAFLVLDDFTQQRKAGKNPVFYAKSIPTLKNTDCWEENR; this comes from the coding sequence ATGGAATGGATTTCAAGTATTGTAAATAGTGGAAATAATGTTTTATGGACATATATCCTAATTATCTTATTAATCGTAGCAGGACTATATTTTTCATTTGGTACGAAGTTTGTACAAATTCGTCTGTTTCCTGAAATGTTTCGTTTAATTGTAGAAAAAAGAGAGGGCGAATCAGGTGTATCACCGTTCCAGGCTTTTACTATTAGTGCTGCTTCACGTGTCGGCACAGGAAATATTACAGGTGTTGCCTTAGCCATTGGTGTAGGAGGACCAGGTGCTGTTTTTTGGATGTGGATCATCGCTATTTTAGGGATGGCTACTGCCTTCATTGAAAGTACCTTAGCACAGGTTTATAAAGTGAAGGATGGTAATACATTCCGGGGTGGACCTGCCTACTACATGGAAAAAGCGTTAGGTCAACGAAAGCTAGGAATTATTTTTAGTATTTTATTAACATTTAGCTTTGGGTTTATTTTTAATGCTGTACAGTCCAATACAATTGCCACGTCAGTTGGAGAAGCATTTGATATCAAACCAGCGATCATTGGGATAATACTTGTCGCCTTAACAGCCTTAATTATTTTTGGCGGTGTTCATAGAATTGTGAAGGTGACGCAAATTCTTGTACCTGTCATGGCGATTTTCTATTTACTTGTAGCCCTTTTTGTTGTAGTGACAAATTTCTCGGAAATCCCGCATGTTTTTAACTTAATTTTCACACATGCATTTGGCCTACAGGAAGCTGCTGGTGGTGCAATTGGGGCGGCTATTATGCAAGGTGTCCGTCGTGGTTTATTTTCCAACGAGGCTGGTATGGGGAGTGTACCTAATGCGGCGGCAACTGCCAATACCTCACACCCTGCCAAACAAGGGCTAGTACAAAGCTTAGGTGTCTTTTTTGATACGATCATGATTTGTACAGCGACTGCCTTTATCATTATTTTAGCTGGCTTATATGATAAAGGCGAAAGTGACGGCATTATCTTGACGCAAAATTCTTTAGCTGTCCAAGTTGGGGACTGGGCTCCTTACTTTATTGCTATCGCCATCATCTTCTTTGCCTTCAGTTCGATCATTGGAAACTATTATTATGGTGAATCCAATATTGAGTTTATGGATGCGCATAAAGGTTGGATGTTTAGCTATCGTATATTAGTGTTAGCTATGGTCATGTTTGGCTCTGTAGCTCAGGTACAGCTTGTATGGAATTTAGCTGACCTATTTATGGGTCTAATGGCGCTCATCAATATAGCCATTATTATTATTCTCGGTAAAATTGCCTTCCTTGTATTAGACGACTTTACACAGCAACGTAAAGCTGGTAAAAATCCTGTCTTTTATGCAAAATCAATTCCAACCTTAAAAAATACAGACTGTTGGGAAGAAAATCGATAA
- a CDS encoding aspartate/glutamate racemase family protein, translated as MKTIGLIGGMSWESSAAYYRLMNEQVKQRLGGLHSAKCILYSVDFQQIEHFQAKGEWDKAGNVLAQAAQSLERAGADFVIICTNTMHKVIDIIEAAITIPILHIADATARQIKEAGLQKIALLGTKYTMEQAFYKARVEGFGIEVIVPDSHERMEVNRIIYEELCLGIIKQDAKSYYIQVVEELVQAGAQGVILGCTEIGLLIQQEDISVPVFDTAAIHAQTAVSMAIQEEL; from the coding sequence ATGAAAACAATCGGCTTAATTGGTGGGATGAGCTGGGAATCCTCCGCTGCCTATTACAGGCTCATGAATGAGCAGGTCAAACAGCGACTAGGAGGCTTACATTCTGCCAAATGTATTTTATATAGTGTGGATTTCCAACAAATTGAGCATTTTCAAGCGAAAGGAGAGTGGGACAAAGCGGGGAATGTTCTGGCACAAGCAGCGCAATCACTTGAGCGTGCAGGTGCAGATTTCGTTATTATTTGTACGAATACGATGCATAAGGTCATTGATATTATAGAGGCAGCGATTACCATCCCGATTTTACATATTGCGGATGCAACGGCTAGACAAATTAAAGAGGCAGGTCTACAGAAAATAGCCCTTCTTGGCACGAAGTATACGATGGAGCAGGCGTTTTATAAAGCAAGAGTAGAGGGCTTTGGTATTGAGGTTATTGTGCCAGACAGCCACGAACGAATGGAAGTAAATCGGATTATTTATGAAGAACTGTGTTTAGGTATCATTAAGCAAGACGCCAAATCGTACTATATCCAAGTTGTTGAGGAGCTTGTGCAAGCGGGGGCACAAGGAGTGATTTTAGGCTGTACGGAGATTGGTTTATTGATTCAGCAGGAGGATATTAGTGTGCCAGTGTTTGATACAGCAGCCATTCATGCACAAACTGCGGTGTCCATGGCGATTCAGGAGGAGTTGTAA
- a CDS encoding DmpA family aminopeptidase, whose protein sequence is MPGKVRQMGIKIGKLPVGPKNCMTDVAGVQVGHVTLDEPLDQDGAYACTGVTAILPHGGNLFQQKVTAASYVLNGFGKTTGLVQVNELGVIESPIMLTNTFGVPAVTQGTLSYMLDLNEDIGLITGTINLVVGECNDSYLNSIRACPVTPEHAIAAIRQASTDIVQEGAVGAGKGMMCFGYKGGIGSSSRLVKVEQQEISYTVGCLVLSNFGQSTDFLAERYNASNRQSQSTLSPTDGSILIILATDAPLSSRQLLRVIKRCGIGLGRTGSHFSHGSGDVVIGFTTAHSIPHTTDQLMETRTQLREDHPVMNQLFVAAAEATEEAILNSLSQAQTTTGRNGHTVEAYAFHKA, encoded by the coding sequence ATGCCAGGCAAGGTACGACAAATGGGCATCAAGATTGGCAAGTTACCAGTTGGACCAAAAAACTGTATGACCGATGTAGCGGGAGTTCAGGTGGGACATGTCACATTGGATGAGCCATTAGATCAGGACGGTGCTTATGCGTGTACAGGAGTCACAGCCATTTTACCGCATGGTGGTAATTTATTTCAGCAAAAGGTAACGGCGGCAAGCTATGTGTTAAATGGTTTCGGAAAAACAACGGGACTTGTGCAAGTCAATGAGCTTGGTGTGATCGAATCACCTATTATGTTAACGAATACCTTTGGCGTGCCAGCCGTTACACAAGGAACACTAAGCTATATGTTGGACTTGAATGAAGATATTGGGCTCATAACAGGAACGATTAATCTTGTTGTAGGCGAATGTAATGATAGTTATTTAAATTCGATTCGAGCGTGTCCCGTGACACCAGAACATGCAATAGCAGCCATTCGTCAAGCCTCTACGGATATAGTACAGGAAGGAGCCGTTGGAGCAGGGAAAGGTATGATGTGTTTTGGCTATAAAGGGGGGATTGGTTCGTCTTCTCGCCTTGTTAAAGTTGAACAACAGGAAATTAGCTATACAGTAGGTTGTCTAGTTCTCAGTAATTTTGGTCAAAGCACTGATTTTTTAGCCGAGCGTTACAACGCTTCCAATAGGCAAAGCCAATCAACATTATCTCCTACAGATGGTTCAATACTTATTATTCTTGCAACGGATGCCCCGTTGAGTAGCCGCCAATTGCTGCGTGTCATTAAACGCTGTGGTATCGGTCTCGGTCGGACAGGTAGTCACTTTTCACATGGTAGTGGAGACGTAGTCATTGGTTTTACAACGGCACACAGTATTCCTCATACGACAGATCAGCTGATGGAAACAAGAACACAGCTACGTGAGGATCATCCCGTCATGAATCAGTTGTTTGTCGCCGCAGCTGAAGCGACAGAGGAAGCGATACTCAATTCATTATCTCAGGCCCAGACTACAACGGGACGCAATGGCCATACAGTGGAAGCTTACGCTTTTCATAAGGCATAA
- a CDS encoding M15 family metallopeptidase has product MEPIYYQQQIPDSLQVIYVREGVYKRLQQALTLLPQEYSLLLYDGYRPFQVQQYLFTHFSKQLAQQMPQATSQELVQATKKYVALPSEEFAPHLTGGAIDVTLADVHGKALDLGTAFDEMHEKSATRYFEQHLKENPLACQHRRLLYNCLSLAGFTNYAEEWWHYDYHNVAWARRVQAQVAHYGAVHATIQNHNVKELRFL; this is encoded by the coding sequence ATGGAGCCTATCTACTATCAGCAACAGATTCCTGATAGTTTGCAAGTTATTTATGTGCGAGAAGGGGTCTATAAGCGTTTGCAGCAGGCGTTAACGTTATTACCACAGGAATATAGTCTCTTACTTTATGATGGGTATCGTCCGTTTCAAGTACAGCAATATTTGTTTACCCATTTTTCAAAGCAATTAGCACAACAAATGCCACAGGCAACATCACAGGAGCTTGTGCAGGCTACGAAAAAATATGTAGCTTTGCCAAGTGAAGAATTCGCCCCACATTTAACAGGTGGTGCAATTGATGTCACGCTGGCTGATGTCCATGGTAAAGCGTTGGATCTTGGTACAGCTTTTGACGAAATGCATGAAAAATCTGCGACACGTTATTTTGAACAGCACTTGAAGGAAAATCCGCTGGCCTGTCAGCATCGGCGTCTGCTGTACAACTGCTTGTCACTTGCTGGATTCACGAATTATGCAGAGGAATGGTGGCATTACGATTATCACAATGTGGCATGGGCAAGACGTGTGCAAGCACAGGTAGCCCATTATGGAGCAGTACACGCAACAATACAAAATCATAATGTAAAGGAGTTGCGATTTCTATGA
- a CDS encoding M55 family metallopeptidase → MKVYISADIEGITGTTSWSETELNAPDYLFFQRQMTREVEAAIEGAIAGGATEILLKDAHDSARNLDISNLPINCKVIRGWTYDPMCMVAGLDQSFDRAIFIGYHSKGGSERNPLAHTLCTYADVKINGHYASEFLINTYAAALHDVPVSFVSGDVGLTEEIQALNEHMITFATKEGIGNATISVSPQLTIMETKRLVESAMKVPRADLQVALPERFVVEIIYRDHTRAYRNSFYPNATFKPHNTVEFITDDFYEVLRILQFLT, encoded by the coding sequence ATGAAGGTTTATATTAGCGCAGATATTGAAGGGATTACAGGTACAACATCATGGAGTGAGACCGAGTTAAACGCACCGGACTATCTGTTTTTCCAAAGACAAATGACACGAGAAGTAGAAGCAGCCATTGAAGGAGCGATAGCAGGAGGCGCCACAGAAATTTTATTAAAGGATGCCCATGATTCTGCTCGCAATCTCGATATTTCCAATTTACCCATCAATTGTAAAGTCATCCGTGGCTGGACATATGATCCAATGTGTATGGTGGCAGGTCTTGATCAAAGCTTTGACCGTGCCATTTTTATTGGCTATCACAGTAAAGGAGGAAGTGAGCGCAACCCACTTGCCCATACACTTTGCACATATGCCGACGTCAAAATTAATGGTCATTATGCAAGCGAATTTTTAATCAATACGTATGCGGCGGCTTTACATGATGTTCCTGTATCCTTCGTTAGTGGGGATGTGGGGCTAACAGAGGAAATACAGGCCTTGAATGAACATATGATTACATTTGCCACAAAGGAAGGCATCGGAAATGCAACGATTAGTGTCAGCCCACAGCTAACCATTATGGAAACCAAACGTCTGGTAGAGTCTGCAATGAAAGTGCCACGTGCTGATTTGCAGGTAGCGTTACCAGAACGCTTTGTGGTGGAGATTATTTATCGAGACCATACACGAGCTTATCGCAATTCTTTCTATCCAAATGCCACATTCAAACCACATAATACCGTAGAGTTTATCACCGATGATTTTTATGAGGTGCTTCGTATTTTACAATTTTTAACATGA